A stretch of Paenibacillus peoriae DNA encodes these proteins:
- a CDS encoding SDR family NAD(P)-dependent oxidoreductase, with amino-acid sequence MNKIVGKVAVITGASGGLGKYIALRFAEEGAKLGLCDINAEGLNETTELCKSKGADVFAKAFDATDLKESTAFISDTVAQYQTVDILVNLAMAIEPPHSFLDHTRETLERSYQTGLVTTWDFMKLCYPYLKENSGKIINFGSGSGNEGQEGYAAYAAIKEAIRGLSRVAAREWGPDNINVNVVNPGAITDAIQAYLDQMPEGQRDPLYLGFSQTAIRRFGTPYEDIAPVVLFLASEDSRHITGQTINVDGGVIINA; translated from the coding sequence ATGAACAAAATAGTTGGAAAAGTTGCTGTTATTACTGGAGCAAGTGGCGGATTAGGTAAATATATTGCACTTCGTTTTGCAGAAGAAGGTGCTAAACTGGGATTATGTGATATCAATGCAGAAGGGCTTAACGAAACTACTGAATTATGTAAAAGCAAAGGTGCAGATGTATTTGCAAAAGCATTTGATGCTACTGATCTTAAAGAGTCAACAGCATTTATTTCGGATACGGTTGCACAATATCAAACTGTAGATATTTTAGTAAATTTAGCGATGGCGATTGAGCCACCTCATTCGTTCTTAGATCATACGCGGGAGACTCTAGAACGAAGCTACCAGACGGGGCTTGTTACAACATGGGACTTTATGAAACTTTGCTATCCATACCTGAAAGAAAATAGTGGTAAAATCATTAACTTTGGCTCTGGAAGTGGGAATGAAGGACAAGAAGGCTATGCAGCATATGCAGCGATTAAAGAAGCAATTCGTGGTCTTTCGAGAGTAGCTGCGCGTGAATGGGGACCTGACAATATTAATGTAAATGTCGTAAACCCAGGTGCCATTACAGATGCGATTCAAGCATATTTAGACCAAATGCCTGAAGGTCAACGAGATCCACTTTATTTAGGTTTCTCACAAACTGCTATAAGAAGATTTGGCACGCCTTACGAGGATATTGCACCTGTCGTACTGTTTTTAGCGAGTGAAGACTCTAGACACATTACGGGACAAACAATCAATGTAGATGGCGGTGTCATTATTAACGCTTAA
- a CDS encoding MerR family DNA-binding protein: MKGAQSLYSVLCCKPTSTASLEEIRDVIDLYFIDPSGVQPKQKVLSILRQHLAEADQKIGGLPQFRADLQANIERFERWFEERE; encoded by the coding sequence ATGAAAGGAGCCCAGTCATTATATTCTGTACTATGCTGCAAACCAACATCAACCGCCAGCCTGGAAGAAATAAGGGACGTTATTGATCTCTATTTCATTGACCCTAGTGGAGTACAACCTAAGCAGAAAGTCCTCTCTATCCTGCGGCAGCATCTCGCAGAGGCTGACCAGAAGATCGGTGGGTTACCGCAATTCCGCGCTGATTTACAGGCCAATATCGAACGCTTCGAGCGCTGGTTCGAGGAAAGAGAGTAG
- a CDS encoding WXG100 family type VII secretion target, with product MAGRILITPEQVDQVANQFKQSGEQSQQIVSSLTQSISGMEGQWEGMTKQRFFQEFQEASKQMQAFVTTLNSISQELTAIANKFRTVDQTK from the coding sequence ATGGCAGGACGCATTTTAATTACCCCAGAACAGGTTGATCAGGTGGCTAACCAATTTAAACAAAGTGGTGAGCAAAGCCAGCAGATCGTTTCCAGTTTGACACAGTCCATCTCAGGTATGGAAGGTCAATGGGAAGGTATGACTAAACAACGCTTCTTCCAAGAGTTTCAGGAAGCTAGCAAACAAATGCAAGCTTTCGTAACGACTTTGAACAGCATCAGTCAAGAATTGACAGCTATCGCTAACAAATTCCGCACGGTTGACCAAACGAAATAA
- a CDS encoding copper amine oxidase N-terminal domain-containing protein yields MKKVIVFVFFFVLMFQSWAIADAANPISVNAVNVNGKFIATDVSPVIKDGRVLVPIRTLASLGVTYHWDSKSQSAFITKGTDQIKLTANKKEAFKNNQAVQVDVPIQMTQGRILVPIRFVSENFGYKSNYEKIRSILFIQDGNYKVDQESLQAEDLQAARQSAISLPVQSSFKSLSSLEKPSANKDYGYAFPRGDSSRYMYSNNVGHTVVEIKSGIAKAVWQFTSGNGMDDIVSSAGQRPSYNYVGWVTDITMGNDRDGNFKIIYKDDKGQQKDFTVKAESYKDVIQPIPNETRKQ; encoded by the coding sequence TTGAAAAAGGTTATTGTGTTTGTGTTTTTCTTCGTACTTATGTTTCAATCCTGGGCGATTGCTGATGCTGCCAATCCGATATCCGTTAACGCGGTGAATGTGAATGGGAAGTTTATAGCAACCGATGTTTCACCTGTTATTAAGGACGGGCGTGTTTTGGTACCTATACGCACGCTTGCTTCACTGGGGGTAACCTATCACTGGGATAGTAAAAGTCAATCTGCTTTCATCACAAAAGGCACAGATCAAATTAAGCTGACGGCCAACAAAAAAGAAGCATTTAAAAATAACCAAGCAGTTCAGGTAGACGTTCCTATCCAAATGACTCAAGGAAGGATATTGGTACCTATTCGTTTTGTGTCGGAGAACTTTGGTTACAAGTCAAACTATGAGAAGATTCGGTCTATTTTATTTATTCAAGACGGTAATTATAAGGTAGACCAAGAGAGCTTACAGGCAGAAGATTTACAAGCAGCCCGTCAGTCTGCTATATCGTTACCAGTTCAATCCTCCTTCAAATCGCTTTCTTCATTAGAAAAACCCAGTGCTAATAAAGACTATGGTTACGCCTTCCCGAGAGGGGATTCGTCCAGATACATGTATTCAAACAATGTTGGACACACGGTAGTTGAAATAAAAAGTGGAATAGCCAAGGCAGTTTGGCAATTTACCTCAGGAAATGGTATGGATGATATTGTATCCAGTGCTGGCCAAAGACCAAGTTATAATTACGTCGGATGGGTAACAGACATTACAATGGGTAATGATAGAGATGGAAATTTCAAGATTATATACAAAGATGATAAAGGTCAACAGAAAGATTTCACTGTAAAAGCTGAATCCTATAAAGATGTTATCCAACCTATTCCTAATGAGACGAGAAAACAATAG
- a CDS encoding copper amine oxidase N-terminal domain-containing protein — protein sequence MGKMLFRIMLIGALFLCFSQTYTGKTSAQSIAPNTPFLKINNYYVLFTAPKAPYIDQHNRYMVPLRSINDLLGGQTTFNPTSNTATIKFGTHKVEFKMNSTEIVTDSNTSMMDTAPVLYKNAMFVPLGVLTKHLDIHQEWDQQNKLYSLSGKELMKTPMMENVEDLDHFREQVDNENAFQLLSYKLTMGEKIHLAITAKNMTGKKISEGIEDLNTTFIFSDNSTAGENRNRKRPSIDKDEIVTREDDIDYVKTIENNKIIKHELSYILFKGRTLKTHK from the coding sequence ATGGGAAAGATGTTGTTCAGAATTATGCTTATAGGTGCATTGTTCCTTTGCTTTTCTCAAACCTACACAGGGAAAACGTCAGCTCAGAGTATAGCTCCAAATACTCCATTTTTGAAGATTAACAATTACTATGTTTTGTTCACAGCTCCTAAAGCACCTTATATTGATCAACATAATCGCTATATGGTGCCCTTGAGATCCATTAATGATTTGTTGGGGGGGCAGACTACGTTTAACCCAACTTCTAATACGGCTACAATTAAGTTTGGAACACACAAGGTTGAGTTTAAAATGAACTCCACTGAGATTGTTACCGACTCGAACACGTCCATGATGGATACCGCCCCTGTGCTTTATAAAAATGCGATGTTTGTCCCTTTAGGGGTACTTACTAAGCACTTAGACATACACCAGGAATGGGATCAGCAAAATAAACTGTATTCCCTCTCTGGGAAAGAATTAATGAAGACACCTATGATGGAGAATGTAGAAGATTTGGATCATTTTAGAGAACAAGTGGATAATGAAAATGCATTCCAGTTGTTATCGTACAAATTGACCATGGGAGAAAAAATTCATCTGGCCATTACAGCTAAGAATATGACAGGGAAAAAGATTAGTGAGGGCATTGAAGATTTAAATACCACTTTTATTTTTTCTGACAATAGCACGGCCGGGGAAAATAGAAATCGTAAAAGGCCCAGTATAGATAAGGATGAAATTGTAACTCGCGAAGATGACATAGATTATGTGAAAACAATAGAGAATAATAAAATTATCAAACATGAACTGTCGTATATTCTCTTTAAGGGCAGAACGCTAAAGACTCACAAGTAA
- a CDS encoding helix-turn-helix domain-containing protein yields MVKQNLEYISQLIYDTYNIPIFIFKNKSHRITRSGKQLRHPLFDSIETFINRLIQPGDQQNVPLIRITNYLETLIVFHSSSTETIIIGPFTSFEVTENTVNGIMHDHQISSSYQQELCHYYSQLELLNQKQIVSLCSLTYFLIYQEPMDEEIVRSQLMNFDEIEPTHIEQAIRHLRLETSFHLDHKTEQKIWQYVKEGKKEKLLQHLESIEMEGLSQLSKKSHLRNIKNQIIIYIALATRAAIEGGLYPEIAYTMSDISIQKVEETFDLQKVLLIGDNLLFSLVDRMNENRESAHSKAVNTCKNYIFNHIFEQISIKDLADLVHLNPVYLSQLFKKETNKPIGKYIQGEKNKRGTKIIDPNGLFCSRHLYVASFQ; encoded by the coding sequence ATGGTGAAACAAAACTTAGAATATATCTCTCAATTGATCTATGACACATATAATATTCCTATTTTTATTTTCAAGAATAAAAGTCATCGTATTACTAGAAGTGGAAAACAGCTAAGACATCCTCTTTTTGATTCAATAGAAACATTTATAAACAGGCTCATTCAACCTGGCGATCAACAAAACGTTCCTTTGATTAGAATAACAAACTATCTAGAAACGCTCATTGTATTTCATTCATCTTCCACAGAAACGATAATAATCGGACCTTTCACTTCCTTTGAGGTTACCGAGAACACCGTAAATGGTATTATGCATGATCATCAAATATCCTCTAGTTATCAGCAAGAGTTATGCCATTATTACAGTCAATTAGAGCTGTTAAACCAAAAACAAATTGTATCGCTTTGTTCACTCACGTATTTTTTAATCTACCAAGAGCCTATGGATGAAGAAATAGTGAGATCTCAATTAATGAATTTTGACGAAATTGAACCCACTCATATTGAACAAGCAATACGGCATCTTCGTCTGGAAACGTCTTTTCATTTAGACCATAAAACTGAGCAGAAAATATGGCAATATGTGAAAGAAGGAAAGAAGGAAAAGCTGTTACAGCATTTAGAATCAATTGAAATGGAGGGATTGAGTCAACTTTCGAAAAAAAGCCACCTTCGTAACATTAAAAATCAAATCATCATTTATATTGCACTTGCGACGAGGGCAGCTATTGAAGGCGGTCTTTATCCTGAAATTGCCTATACAATGAGCGATATTAGCATTCAAAAAGTTGAAGAAACATTTGACCTACAAAAAGTTTTATTAATTGGTGATAACTTATTATTTTCATTAGTTGACCGTATGAATGAAAATAGGGAAAGTGCACATTCTAAGGCTGTGAATACTTGTAAAAACTATATATTCAATCATATATTTGAACAAATTTCGATAAAGGATTTAGCAGATCTCGTCCATTTAAATCCAGTTTATTTATCGCAGCTCTTTAAAAAAGAAACAAACAAACCTATTGGAAAATATATCCAAGGAGAAAAAAATAAAAGAGGCACAAAAATTATTGATCCAAACGGACTATTCTGTAGCCGACATTTGTATGTTGCTTCATTTCAATAA
- a CDS encoding sigma-70 family RNA polymerase sigma factor — translation MQSESMYHVLTKMIEGDQQAFHTLYDATYKDVYRTVSFLVDHPQDREDIMNEIYMQMWTSLPNYDPNRPFHFWLHGLVIRQVQRFRVKSWRRFRIFERIRVFSREEYHWDQPTLRTDRTDPEISRAMHKLTDKQRTVIILRFYHDYTLEEIVTLLDIPLGTVKSRYHAGLQSLRKQLGNLPLERMEKNNAY, via the coding sequence ATGCAAAGTGAATCTATGTACCACGTGCTCACAAAAATGATAGAAGGAGATCAGCAGGCGTTTCATACGTTGTATGATGCCACCTATAAGGATGTCTACCGGACCGTCTCTTTTCTGGTGGATCATCCGCAGGATCGCGAAGATATTATGAATGAGATCTACATGCAAATGTGGACCTCGCTTCCCAACTACGATCCGAATCGTCCTTTCCACTTCTGGTTGCACGGCTTGGTCATCCGACAAGTGCAAAGATTCCGGGTGAAAAGCTGGAGGAGATTCCGAATTTTCGAACGCATCCGTGTCTTTTCTCGGGAAGAGTATCATTGGGATCAGCCCACGTTGAGGACGGATAGGACAGACCCCGAGATATCGAGGGCCATGCACAAGCTGACCGATAAACAGCGGACGGTGATCATCCTCCGCTTTTATCACGACTATACGCTGGAGGAGATTGTGACATTACTCGATATTCCGCTGGGTACAGTCAAGTCCAGATATCATGCCGGCCTGCAGTCGCTTCGAAAACAATTGGGAAATCTCCCGTTGGAAAGGATGGAAAAGAACAATGCCTATTGA
- a CDS encoding membrane protein, producing MSFQPNPGDELIINGTAYVVGRHPAAPGLAYAQAGRQGIVYQLNANNGAPHEAKALKVFFPKFRIPAMVYQSEHMEAYGDIPGLQVCKRDVLTPEKNGSLIAEQPDLLYAVLMPWVHGMTWFDCLTDQRQLEASDSLALARALAGIGSAMEQKGLAHCDLSAPNVMLPFFSEVELPEGTSAVELVDVEQMYSTKMDRPDALLAGSPGYAAHRTVHSGLWSAYADRFAGAIIIGEMLGWSDRVVVDKAWGESYFDQHEMQTPCERYFILRKSLESRWGSKVVELFSRAWDSQDLSSCPTFGEWLVVLNAVTEQEISVEAIEPEPAATETIESAAVGGLSSEAASSLSAPAPLKTEQAALLNQAALEQGERGVTDKLFRQARDLEQQNKPAAALEVYRSLYHFVEDGSPLHVEVSAAITGLEEQLNPMTPEQPEKTKAWYRSKAFIVTTAAAVVLLAAGIPAVNILADQSNQRQIEAAKQEEAAKAAKAAEEKLAAEQKAAQKLLTEKQRQEAEQQTKQQALAAQKQQEEQKKQQALIAQQVKYEAYLAQKEQNKQAAAKLAKQKAYDQQAKYEKYLALKKEQEARAAQEEAARKAAAEAEQKQKESMHARNKENVLQLISLYNKAYASQEGGSAAKAKSFAKRFRTLYDSNPSYYRSVGEVGYRASSIYNFLGDTNFRLPKI from the coding sequence ATGTCTTTTCAACCGAATCCGGGAGACGAATTGATCATAAACGGCACAGCTTATGTGGTTGGACGACATCCCGCTGCACCCGGTTTAGCCTATGCTCAAGCAGGGCGTCAGGGAATTGTATACCAGCTAAATGCCAATAACGGAGCGCCACATGAGGCAAAAGCCCTTAAGGTGTTTTTTCCGAAGTTCCGCATCCCGGCTATGGTTTATCAATCTGAGCATATGGAAGCATACGGGGATATTCCCGGTTTGCAGGTATGCAAGCGTGATGTGCTCACTCCAGAAAAAAACGGAAGTCTGATTGCCGAGCAGCCTGATTTGCTGTATGCGGTACTGATGCCATGGGTTCACGGTATGACATGGTTCGATTGTCTCACAGATCAGCGTCAGCTTGAGGCTTCCGATAGTCTGGCTTTAGCCAGAGCATTGGCAGGGATCGGTTCAGCTATGGAGCAAAAAGGATTGGCGCACTGCGATTTATCGGCGCCGAATGTGATGCTTCCGTTTTTTTCTGAAGTGGAACTGCCTGAAGGCACGTCAGCTGTGGAATTGGTGGACGTGGAACAAATGTATAGTACTAAAATGGATCGTCCAGACGCTCTATTGGCAGGTTCGCCAGGGTATGCCGCCCATCGTACCGTCCACAGCGGGTTGTGGAGTGCGTATGCAGACCGTTTTGCAGGGGCAATCATTATAGGAGAAATGTTAGGCTGGTCTGACCGTGTAGTAGTCGACAAAGCGTGGGGCGAAAGTTATTTTGATCAGCATGAAATGCAGACGCCTTGCGAACGTTATTTTATTTTACGAAAATCGCTGGAATCTCGTTGGGGCAGCAAGGTGGTAGAATTGTTCAGCCGTGCTTGGGATAGTCAGGATTTAAGCAGTTGCCCTACTTTTGGCGAATGGCTGGTTGTACTTAATGCGGTTACTGAGCAGGAAATTTCAGTTGAGGCTATAGAACCGGAACCTGCTGCGACAGAAACAATAGAATCGGCAGCGGTGGGTGGCCTTTCCAGTGAAGCTGCATCCTCTTTGTCAGCGCCTGCACCGCTCAAGACTGAACAGGCTGCACTGCTAAATCAGGCCGCCCTGGAGCAAGGAGAGCGTGGGGTAACGGACAAGCTGTTCCGACAGGCACGTGATTTGGAGCAGCAAAACAAACCTGCTGCAGCGCTGGAAGTATACCGGTCGTTGTATCATTTTGTAGAAGACGGCAGTCCTTTGCATGTGGAGGTGTCAGCTGCGATCACAGGACTAGAGGAGCAGTTGAATCCCATGACGCCAGAGCAACCTGAAAAAACAAAAGCCTGGTATCGCTCCAAAGCGTTTATCGTGACAACTGCGGCCGCAGTCGTTCTATTGGCAGCTGGAATCCCAGCCGTGAATATTCTTGCAGATCAGTCCAATCAGCGGCAAATCGAGGCAGCCAAGCAGGAAGAGGCAGCGAAGGCTGCAAAGGCGGCCGAGGAAAAGCTGGCAGCCGAGCAGAAAGCGGCTCAAAAATTGCTGACGGAGAAACAACGACAGGAAGCGGAACAGCAGACCAAACAACAGGCACTTGCTGCTCAAAAGCAACAGGAAGAGCAGAAGAAACAGCAAGCCCTTATCGCTCAACAGGTTAAATATGAAGCTTATCTCGCTCAAAAGGAACAAAATAAGCAGGCGGCTGCCAAGTTGGCGAAGCAAAAAGCGTATGATCAACAGGCAAAGTATGAAAAATACTTGGCTTTGAAAAAAGAGCAGGAAGCTCGTGCCGCCCAGGAAGAGGCAGCTCGTAAGGCAGCAGCCGAGGCGGAACAAAAGCAAAAAGAGTCCATGCATGCACGAAACAAGGAGAACGTTCTTCAGCTTATTTCCCTGTACAACAAGGCGTATGCCTCTCAGGAAGGTGGCAGCGCTGCGAAGGCAAAGAGCTTTGCGAAGCGTTTTAGAACACTATATGATAGTAATCCTTCTTATTATCGTTCGGTAGGTGAAGTAGGATATCGGGCCTCCTCTATTTATAATTTTTTAGGAGATACGAATTTTAGACTGCCTAAAATTTAA
- a CDS encoding vWA domain-containing protein, with protein MNYTIQASQRTPALIIYLIDISASMNMLMEGRRRIDVVYEAISLAIRQMVFRSTKGNRLTARYRIAILAYSDDVYDLLNGVKGIDEIAAIGSLPDLTPKRFSDSAKAFLQAERILQAELPGMQDCPAPLVCHMTDGVSTGDDPEPIAKRIMSMSVPDGNVLVENIFLSDRLLETPIQDPRRWKGLTHNTPLQDEHAVKLRDMSSVLPESYREMLFEADYQLGEGAIMMLPGTCAELVSIGFQMSAATPVR; from the coding sequence ATGAATTATACAATACAGGCTTCACAACGCACTCCCGCCCTGATCATTTACCTGATTGACATCAGCGCGTCGATGAACATGCTGATGGAGGGGCGGCGGCGTATTGACGTTGTATATGAAGCTATATCGTTGGCGATCCGGCAGATGGTTTTTCGATCAACCAAAGGAAATCGGCTGACAGCGCGCTATCGGATTGCGATTTTGGCTTATAGTGACGATGTGTATGACCTGCTGAATGGTGTCAAGGGAATTGATGAAATCGCGGCCATTGGTTCGTTGCCCGATTTGACACCCAAACGGTTTTCAGATTCAGCAAAGGCCTTCTTGCAAGCTGAGCGTATTTTGCAAGCGGAATTACCAGGGATGCAGGACTGTCCTGCACCTTTGGTCTGTCATATGACAGATGGAGTTTCCACAGGTGATGATCCCGAACCGATTGCGAAGCGTATTATGAGCATGAGCGTACCGGACGGTAATGTACTGGTGGAAAATATATTTTTATCCGACAGGTTGCTGGAAACGCCTATTCAGGACCCCCGTCGCTGGAAAGGTCTGACACATAATACGCCGTTGCAGGATGAACATGCTGTGAAATTGCGTGATATGTCTTCTGTGCTGCCTGAAAGCTATCGGGAAATGCTATTTGAGGCAGATTATCAGTTAGGTGAAGGAGCCATTATGATGCTGCCCGGAACCTGTGCGGAGCTGGTGTCCATTGGGTTTCAAATGTCGGCCGCAACGCCTGTACGGTAA
- a CDS encoding stalk domain-containing protein has product MKKLLCTFAVIGALSVGTTAFATVDIGITVRSKPIATDSPPIYDQGRVLVPIRAVSEALGAAVDWDAKTDTVVVRKWSQTIKLTVGKKTAATETFGNNSSSSGPISLDVPAKAVHNRVYVPLRFVSEQYGYKVEWKNNTVAIESPLSDKQRDALYTGDLAASRNLVMEAMFSGTHYEHTPLRTLHESEDYSTAFLFPEGEALRFFTIEGNETATYYEYKDDFLVATWQAHFDGSIGDSFQLLLEEKLKDRTGPTPKIDKPLVFYSRGIAGDSSTEESGLIGLDGKVTRIGFEHTVGGSVTDSSGKLTVTQPDEVRKEVVPIPQN; this is encoded by the coding sequence ATGAAAAAGCTTCTATGCACATTCGCCGTCATCGGTGCATTATCCGTCGGTACAACCGCGTTCGCCACCGTGGATATTGGCATTACGGTGAGGAGCAAGCCGATCGCGACCGACAGTCCGCCCATCTACGATCAGGGACGGGTGCTCGTGCCGATTCGAGCTGTCTCCGAAGCACTGGGCGCCGCCGTCGATTGGGATGCGAAAACGGACACCGTGGTCGTCCGAAAATGGTCGCAGACGATTAAGCTGACCGTCGGGAAGAAGACGGCCGCGACCGAGACGTTTGGGAATAACTCGTCCTCGTCGGGTCCGATTTCGCTCGACGTGCCAGCGAAGGCCGTCCATAATCGCGTCTACGTGCCTCTGCGCTTCGTCTCCGAGCAGTACGGCTACAAGGTGGAATGGAAAAACAACACTGTCGCCATCGAGTCGCCACTCTCCGATAAGCAGCGGGACGCGCTCTATACCGGCGATCTGGCCGCAAGCAGGAATCTGGTCATGGAAGCGATGTTCTCTGGAACCCATTATGAGCATACGCCACTGCGGACGCTCCACGAATCCGAGGATTACAGCACCGCCTTCCTCTTTCCCGAAGGAGAGGCACTCCGCTTCTTCACCATCGAGGGCAATGAGACGGCGACCTATTACGAATACAAGGACGATTTCCTTGTCGCGACATGGCAGGCCCATTTTGACGGAAGCATTGGAGATAGCTTTCAACTGCTGCTGGAGGAAAAGCTGAAGGACCGTACGGGTCCGACGCCGAAAATCGACAAGCCGCTGGTATTCTATAGCAGAGGCATTGCCGGAGATTCCAGCACCGAGGAAAGCGGCCTGATCGGACTGGACGGGAAGGTCACCCGGATCGGCTTCGAGCATACAGTCGGCGGTTCCGTGACCGACTCGTCTGGAAAGCTAACCGTGACGCAGCCGGACGAGGTGCGCAAGGAGGTCGTTCCCATCCCGCAAAATTAA
- a CDS encoding copper amine oxidase N-terminal domain-containing protein: MKKIFLSSMLTLGMLLTFAIPLSAAPSIQLVINSEVANSDAPPVSVAGRTMVSLASLKPLKLNLVWNADKKTVTVNAPGVKEKLVLTIGQKEASYREKTLTLDVPAQLNKNRVVVPLRFISEAFKAEVEWKVDKNTVIIRSADQVETYKKLYQGTDLVAARKIAVNLPSKDENALHNTEEGVYYQYIFPEGEALRYYYVVGNLYTYYEIKDDVKHIVWEGVEEDSRKKMKEKGKRPSEDKTQYYFLQERVDHSVTYGKVGTEKPVTQALPKNTTGLADIIVPISGEVRKDQMK; the protein is encoded by the coding sequence ATGAAAAAAATCTTTCTTTCATCTATGCTTACTTTAGGTATGCTTTTAACATTTGCTATTCCGCTTTCTGCTGCACCATCCATTCAATTGGTGATCAATAGTGAGGTCGCTAATTCAGATGCTCCACCTGTTTCCGTTGCAGGAAGGACTATGGTTTCTTTAGCTTCCTTAAAGCCGCTAAAGCTTAATCTAGTCTGGAACGCGGACAAGAAGACGGTGACTGTCAATGCTCCTGGGGTAAAAGAGAAACTTGTGCTTACGATCGGCCAAAAAGAAGCTTCTTATCGAGAAAAAACACTTACTTTGGACGTGCCTGCTCAATTAAACAAGAATCGCGTTGTTGTGCCTTTGCGCTTCATCAGCGAAGCCTTTAAAGCAGAGGTGGAGTGGAAAGTGGACAAAAATACTGTCATTATCCGGAGTGCTGACCAAGTAGAAACATATAAGAAGCTGTATCAAGGTACGGATTTGGTGGCGGCACGTAAAATCGCTGTAAATCTTCCTTCTAAGGATGAAAATGCGCTTCATAATACCGAGGAGGGTGTTTATTATCAGTATATCTTTCCTGAAGGAGAAGCATTGAGATATTATTATGTTGTTGGGAATTTATATACTTACTATGAAATTAAGGATGATGTTAAACATATAGTTTGGGAAGGTGTAGAAGAAGATTCGAGGAAGAAAATGAAAGAAAAAGGAAAGCGTCCATCGGAAGACAAAACACAATATTATTTTTTACAAGAACGTGTGGATCATAGTGTCACATATGGTAAAGTGGGGACCGAGAAGCCAGTAACGCAAGCTTTGCCTAAAAATACTACAGGATTAGCAGATATTATTGTACCTATTTCCGGCGAAGTAAGGAAAGATCAAATGAAATAG
- a CDS encoding SDR family oxidoreductase, producing the protein MSYTYAGGARFEGKTALITGAGSGIGKATAIQMAREGANVALFDVSNERILETEREINAIREGSARAFDVDIADPVRVEKAVLEAVELFGGLHIIFANAGINGVVGPIEDLSIEDWRQTLSTNLDGTFLTVKYTIPHLKKNGGGSIIITSSINGNQRFTSFGMSAYSTSKAGQTGFAKMAALELAKFRIRVNVIYPGAISTNIDETTEKSEGLKQITIPVKFPEGGQPLADGPGQPEQVADLVTFLASDHSRHITGAQIVIDGAESLLF; encoded by the coding sequence ATGAGCTACACATATGCAGGAGGCGCACGCTTTGAAGGAAAAACGGCTCTGATCACGGGGGCTGGTTCTGGCATTGGCAAGGCAACGGCCATTCAAATGGCTAGAGAAGGAGCGAATGTCGCTCTTTTTGACGTAAGTAATGAGCGTATTTTGGAGACAGAAAGAGAAATTAATGCTATACGTGAAGGGTCAGCGCGGGCATTTGACGTGGACATTGCCGATCCGGTGCGTGTGGAAAAAGCAGTTCTGGAAGCGGTTGAATTATTTGGCGGTCTGCATATCATTTTTGCTAATGCGGGGATTAACGGGGTCGTCGGACCGATCGAGGATCTGAGCATTGAGGATTGGCGGCAAACATTGTCCACGAATCTGGACGGTACCTTCCTGACGGTGAAGTATACAATTCCACATTTGAAAAAGAACGGTGGCGGCAGCATTATTATTACCAGTTCCATTAATGGAAATCAGCGCTTTACCAGCTTTGGGATGTCAGCCTACAGCACATCGAAGGCGGGTCAAACTGGTTTTGCTAAAATGGCTGCGCTGGAGCTGGCTAAGTTTCGTATTCGTGTCAATGTCATCTATCCGGGTGCCATTTCGACGAATATTGATGAAACCACGGAGAAGTCGGAAGGGTTAAAGCAAATTACCATCCCCGTCAAGTTTCCCGAAGGAGGACAACCGTTGGCTGATGGACCAGGTCAACCCGAGCAGGTAGCTGATTTGGTAACATTTTTGGCCTCAGATCATTCGCGTCATATTACTGGCGCACAAATTGTCATTGATGGGGCAGAGTCGTTATTGTTTTAG
- a CDS encoding helix-turn-helix domain-containing protein, protein MIQTDYSVADICMLLHFNNQSHFSSLFKKFTGVTPNQYRKNTLNH, encoded by the coding sequence TTGATCCAAACGGACTATTCTGTAGCCGACATTTGTATGTTGCTTCATTTCAATAACCAAAGCCACTTTTCAAGCCTATTTAAAAAATTTACGGGTGTAACACCAAATCAGTACCGAAAAAATACACTCAATCATTAA